ctgcaaaaataaattaaactgatctttttaaactgcagatcattcattcattttttttacagcttagcaattaaatattttgcgGTACTTTTCAATGATGTAGAAACTGGCAAGTACATGACCTgctgtaaacagtttttttctgaaaacataaataagacaTGAAAAGGTATTTTGTATGAGTGCAAATTAAACATGAGGGTTTAGGCGTCTTTCATAGTGTTGGAAACCCCTTTTTTATGCTTGAACAATTCAGAGTTCAGTCTTTTAATTGCATGACACATAAAAACCTCATTCCCCTCTGAAAAGTTCTACTTCAAAGAAAACGCTGCCAATGACCCAAAGAACATCTTCAGAACAGACCTTCAAAACTATTTGTTAAAACAGCAACCCTccttgaaacaaaataaaaacaaagccgAAGTAGCCGACACCAGCAGTGCTGCATGTTTCTGATCAGATAAGAATCATCTGTGTTCATTTATGCACACACAACTGCAGcatgtttgctgctgtttttgcttctgtttaatTCTCCCACTGTTCTCCGTGTTTGCATTCAAGGTTTCAGGTGAAGTTTTTCTACCTCACTCAGCTGGCCTACTGGCTCCACGCTCTGCCGGAACTCTACTTCCAGAAAGTACGCAAGGTCAGTGGAGGAGGCCCAGGGAGCAGGTGGAGCTCTGGAGTGGGACTAGATAAGCTTGGTTTAGAACTCCTTCCATGGACTTCTTGTATAATTTCCCTGCAGATGTGCTAAACAGAATGAGGGGCAATCTCATGGAAGATTTGAGAATCGGGCgtgtttctaaaaataactgCTTTCTGTTTCAGGAGGAGATTCCACGTCAGCTGCAGTACATCTGCCTTTATCTGCTGCACATCTCTGTAGCTTATTTGTTAAAGTAAGTGTCTGTGAGTAGGGCTGATTGCTAATGTGATAGTGAAGTGTGGAAGGTTTGTGAAGAAGTTTGCATTAGCAAAGAGCAAAGTGCTAAGATAACCCAGCTcagtttgtttgtggttttgcttGTATGTCCTCGAGTTgatctttttctcttctgtagTTTGAGCCGTGTGGGTCTGGTGCTCCTTTTTCTCCAGTACGTGTCAGAACTGGGCTTCCACATTGCTAGACTCCTGTACTTCACTGATGAGAATCATCAGAAAATGTAAGGGGTTTCTTACCTAAATAGGTTCCAAGTCATTCAGCTGTAAAAGGTTaatttgcatcaatgcagcTCCATGCAGGGTGAATCTGAAAAATGCCACGTTGCTGTGTTGGTTCAGGTTTGATCTGTGGGCGGTGAGCTTCGTGTTTACACGGATGGCCACTCTGACCCTGATGTTCCTCGCTGTGGGCTTTGGTTTGGCCCGCTGTGAGAATCAGGGGCTGGACATAGAGATGGGGAACTTCAACACTGTTCTGATAAGGTGAGCCCTGGTTTAGGCTTTTTtgactaatagaaaaaaatgaatgatcTCAATAAACATTGTATATCTTTAACACGAAACGGGTGCCTGGGACAAGACtggctgaaaaatgtataaTGTGATGTTTGGATCAGACCATCTAGAAACTACAATCTAAGGATTAGAATATCTCTTAAATTGGAAGAGGTTATAAGTGTATGAAGCAATCGCATCTAATTGTGAAAGTGGACAAAAGTACTgagcgtcttttttttttttctttagagatGTGGGTAAAAGACAAGTTcattaactgattaaaaaaaaacaactttttttgtttttagccttCTCTAGTTAAACATTCCCTCTTTATTAGTCAGTTTTATCATTTGATAAAAACCTGCCACTCTACAGCCAACTCTTACAGCGCTATAAGACAGCTTTGAAAAAGAATTGTCCCGATTTACTtgccaaactgaaaaaaaaaattgctcacTTTTAAGTTCACCCTGCCACTAtcgttattttttcttttttccaaaaatgtatcGGCTTTTCTGAACATGTGAACCtgagctgtgttttgttttgaaaggttCCCCTTTGATCctcaataaaatatgaagatttgttcaatttaaaaagaaaattgaaaataagaTACAAAAATGCTTGGTTCCCCTCTCTAATAACAGTGATTGCTTTGAAAACTGAATGAGAATGAGGCTTGTTGGATTCATACCATCTAAACTAATATATATTGTCTATATATTAGTGTACTGAGATGCTAGCATCAGGTTAACTTACTGCcttgttaatttttgtttttttgagtatTTATGACAACCGGCCAGCTAGTTCGAATCTGTTTCTACATCGCAATTTTCAATCCAGACTCCCAGCACGAACAGGTCTTTTGGCCAATATTACCAggactgctttaaaaaaaaaagaagaagaagaaagaatgtCAGTTAATGGCAGCAGCActaattttctctcatttggtCTTGCTCAGGATGACTGTTCTACTGGTGGTGTGTTTGACTCAATCTTGGCTCCTCTGGAAGTTTATCCGCTTCCAGCTGAGGCGCTGGCGGGAGTTCAGACACGAACAAGCTGTCCGCAAGAAGGCTACCGCAAAACAACCCATGCGGCAATTAAAGAGGGACACATGTGAGCTCCTGagataatattttattcttcattcaACTTGTCTCGCTCTAACTTTTATGACGCATCAgagaatattttaacttttctccTCTGTCTCCCTGCTAGTTGGTTATCATGAGAACGGAGTGCTTAAAGCTGAGAATGGAGTCTCACCGCGGACAAAGAAGCTCAAATCCCCTTGAGGTGGCAAACTTCCTGGCCTCCACGGTGACTTCATCCCTAATTAAGGTTTCTCATCAGCACAGCAGTGAAGCTGAGGGGGAGAGCTGCCGCTGGTCACATGGTTTTGGCTGAGAATGTCCTGTGATGATGATACAAGGACTCAGTTACTACAGACTTTTGGCTTGAATGCTGGAATATGAAAATCCAAGGACATCCTTTGAGCCCAACAGACATTTATTCCTCTCATTGTTTCAgtattggttttctttttggtgtttttgtacATCTCCACAGCCTGCGATCCGACACTAAGGCACACCGTTAGTGATTCATAAAcggcaacaaataaaaaaagaaagtaaagtgAGTATTGTGTGCTGCACATGTTATCTTTGTGTCCAtgttgaatgtgtttttgcataCTCTCAAACATAAGTACTGTACTGCAGCTCATACTAGTGAGCCGGCttggcttgttttcttttctgctccGCCGGGGCAGAAAAGCGTTGCTGATGAAACGATATGAActaaccagcaaaaaaaaagaaaaaaagtatatatcATGCATTTCTCACTGGTCACTTAATAGATTTGTATCAAGTATATATTGTGGATGTTACCGCATGCCATTTCATGTCCTTTTTATTCcctctgttttgtttatcaattactttattaaaaaatacattggtCTGAAACAGatgggttttgttttattattattagtgtttttaaatgtttccctgacttctttttcagtttttctcttggactacaaaatatttatcaaaccCTGTCAGCATGAAGCCTGAGATTTCAGTAATTATTTGAAATGACACCGCGCTGGTATGTTTCCAGCTGAGAgttcttttgtgtttcagtgaaGGACTTTAGAGTAATCACAGTACTacagttgcattttatttgcataatattttattcattgcccttggggaaaaaaaataatccagaatTTCCTTCAGGTCATGgagctgattatttttcttcacctgGTAAAATAAGGAGAAGCATTAGGTCTTTTGTTTGAACTAATGTGGAGAGAGCGACATCTACTGTATGTAAGGAGGACATAACAAGCAGACAGATGTAGAATCTGAAGTCAATTTAAAAGGCTACAGGAAAAATAGGCAGATTTAATGGTTACCTTTTTGCTTCACTTGGCATGCCGCTCGCCTTTTCCACTCCTAACGTTTGTTTCAGTGACTCCAGAGTCTGAGAAGGGACCTGATCTGAGTTGGACTCCAAGTATTTAAGCACGTAGAGGTCTGCGTTGGTCAGAATGAAGCGGTGGCCAAAAACTGGTAAACAGTAAGCTCTGTATTAATGTCTTGTAACTGACTTACTGGACAGAGCTCAAGATCCATGCATGATATCTTTATAGCAAGTTGTAGCAAGACTTGTAAGATCTGCAAGACTTCATAACAATCTTTCAGGACTGAAATTAGGATTACCCTCCACAGTGGCTCCAATAACAAAGTCTGCAGGTGTGTAGAACACAGGATTATCCATAGTGGAGCCTGGCTTGGGAACTTGGGACTTTTCCAGAAACTTCCCAGTAATAATGCCAGAGTTGCGCCTTGGCGTTTCATAAATACTGATCATGTCGGTATCCAGGTGGTAGGACAGTATAAAACGCCGGTCTCTATCTTCAGGGTATGGGGAATCCTGAGGGACAGTGAAGGAAAACTTAAGTCTGGAGGGATTGAAGCATTAAGTGTCTCCTGAATGTACCATAGCAAGTAGTTTACTATTTGATTTACAGTGCCAGTCAGAATATTACATAGGAGCATTTTGAACATTAATCTCATAACTGGTTGAGGTTTTAACTGTGCCTTTCTGCCATCCTTTTTCCAGGTTAAAATAATTGTATGGCAAACAGCttcaatgaaacaaaattgCGTATTTAATTAAGCTGACTACAAACTTTCTCTAATCCACAAAGGGTTAAAATTCCAGAAATTAATGATAGCCTacttaaaatcagttttacacCATTGTCTTGTTGAAACTCTCATTTGTGTTAAAGTTCCACGCCATGAATGTGAAAACGGCTACAAAATATGAGTAGAGTTTCTTCAACTTGCTAaagcaaatttagaaaaatattagtGAAGGTTTGAGGCTTTCTATTATTTCAAACCTGTAAATATTCCACTCTGGTAGACAAAAAATCACATTGTTCATTAAAAGCCTGAAATTAATGGGACAATAAAGTGAATGACAAGTGAATGTAAAACTCTGAGCAGCACTGTATGTTTAGTTGATACTACTGCCGCAGAGTTTATTATTCATCAGTGGTATCTCACCAGCTTGGCAGTGTAGCGAAgcattttgttgcagtttactAATCTCTTCATTATATTATGTTTGGGAGGCTCAGGAATTAAAGAATAACAATTTTGGAGAGAGTCTTCAAGAGAGCCAAATCCGTTGTAGGGTGGGATCACCTGTgtctttggaaaaaacaaacacactttaaCATTAGATAATCTAAAAGGCGTATAATCCATGATGAGGAACAGaatgcagattttatgtttttttttcttttttttctgcaaatcagCAAAGCCATACCTTCTTTGATGTATCTTCCATCTTTGGTATCTCTACAGCTTTCATATCCATGTCTGGGTAATTCTTCTGGTAATATTCTCTAGTGAAGCCGTCGCAGTCGTACAGAAAGAAGTTATGGCTCAGGAGCTTCACCTTTTGACCCAGCTGGAAGTCTTTGGGGGAATAGTACTCCTCCACAAGGTCGTTGGAGATCTCCATCACAATGCTAGGGAAGGTCTCTTAAAGGAGTGGAATTTAATCATGTATCTTCATTTTATGTAGTAATATGttgtttgagcatttttttaaaattaagtatgaaaatatttcaacataaaatgaagaatTATTTACATATATCAATAGCTACATAGTTGCTTTCACATCTTAAAGCATCCTACCTTCTTTGACTTTCTTAGGTATCTTTTGTCGGCTCATGAAAAGAGGGAAAGGATCGCGGCCACTGTTGCGTTGGTGAACCTCTCTTACATCCACAGTGTCGTCTACCAGGTAATAGTGAATGATGACAGGCCAGGTATGACTCTGATAAGCATCACATTCGACCCACTGACCATAGTATCGGAGCACCTGACCATGAATCAAAACAGGGAGTTAatgtacaataaattaattaaaccgTTAATTAAGATCATATTAATGCcttctaaaaaaattaactagTTGCACTCCAAATTCATGCTTGCCATTCAAAGATGGAGAACTCTATCACTATTCGGGATTTTGATTTCAAGAATACCGCTTTGAAAGA
The Gambusia affinis linkage group LG22, SWU_Gaff_1.0, whole genome shotgun sequence DNA segment above includes these coding regions:
- the tram2 gene encoding translocating chain-associated membrane protein 2 isoform X1, whose amino-acid sequence is MAFRRRNKSYPFFSQEFLIQNHADIVFSLVIFILIGLMFEATAKTAILFIQPQYNITTLSLEGEVTTYHYGWKDCATILFYFFIAIILHAVVQEYLLDKVNRRLHLSKSKNTKFNESGQLGVFHLVSSVWSFYILITEGYLLHPSSLWENYPHSHLRFQVKFFYLTQLAYWLHALPELYFQKVRKEEIPRQLQYICLYLLHISVAYLLNLSRVGLVLLFLQYVSELGFHIARLLYFTDENHQKMFDLWAVSFVFTRMATLTLMFLAVGFGLARCENQGLDIEMGNFNTVLIRMTVLLVVCLTQSWLLWKFIRFQLRRWREFRHEQAVRKKATAKQPMRQLKRDTFGYHENGVLKAENGVSPRTKKLKSP
- the tram2 gene encoding translocating chain-associated membrane protein 2 isoform X2, with protein sequence MCELKSSVSIDYVQSASEATAKTAILFIQPQYNITTLSLEGEVTTYHYGWKDCATILFYFFIAIILHAVVQEYLLDKVNRRLHLSKSKNTKFNESGQLGVFHLVSSVWSFYILITEGYLLHPSSLWENYPHSHLRFQVKFFYLTQLAYWLHALPELYFQKVRKEEIPRQLQYICLYLLHISVAYLLNLSRVGLVLLFLQYVSELGFHIARLLYFTDENHQKMFDLWAVSFVFTRMATLTLMFLAVGFGLARCENQGLDIEMGNFNTVLIRMTVLLVVCLTQSWLLWKFIRFQLRRWREFRHEQAVRKKATAKQPMRQLKRDTFGYHENGVLKAENGVSPRTKKLKSP
- the tram2 gene encoding translocating chain-associated membrane protein 2 isoform X3, yielding MVHGGAVSPSTLLKPSCPHLRATAKTAILFIQPQYNITTLSLEGEVTTYHYGWKDCATILFYFFIAIILHAVVQEYLLDKVNRRLHLSKSKNTKFNESGQLGVFHLVSSVWSFYILITEGYLLHPSSLWENYPHSHLRFQVKFFYLTQLAYWLHALPELYFQKVRKEEIPRQLQYICLYLLHISVAYLLNLSRVGLVLLFLQYVSELGFHIARLLYFTDENHQKMFDLWAVSFVFTRMATLTLMFLAVGFGLARCENQGLDIEMGNFNTVLIRMTVLLVVCLTQSWLLWKFIRFQLRRWREFRHEQAVRKKATAKQPMRQLKRDTFGYHENGVLKAENGVSPRTKKLKSP
- the efhc1 gene encoding EF-hand domain-containing protein 1, giving the protein MSTEWNNGLPFIPGYTFRDLAKTAFHRSQTLGYKNGFFLSHRPSVVIGKEVLASEPLTHHDIDKLCFEEPYTVYDKPQYEEFIPAHVALDKKVLRFYGYFMEEILHSPAENYRVRPVTIYYYLEDDSMCIIEPSVENSGIPQGKRIKRQRLPKNEYGNYYNWKDLNLAMDLEVYGSKYRITDCDLFTKEFMGSEGIILKEPEKIPEDPYSKRRSIKPVLEHVNTSPAKFEKLYRFLHMDSKVLRYYGQWVECDAYQSHTWPVIIHYYLVDDTVDVREVHQRNSGRDPFPLFMSRQKIPKKVKEETFPSIVMEISNDLVEEYYSPKDFQLGQKVKLLSHNFFLYDCDGFTREYYQKNYPDMDMKAVEIPKMEDTSKKTQVIPPYNGFGSLEDSLQNCYSLIPEPPKHNIMKRLVNCNKMLRYTAKLDSPYPEDRDRRFILSYHLDTDMISIYETPRRNSGIITGKFLEKSQVPKPGSTMDNPVFYTPADFVIGATVEVFGHRFILTNADLYVLKYLESNSDQVPSQTLESLKQTLGVEKASGMPSEAKR